A genome region from Brassica oleracea var. oleracea cultivar TO1000 chromosome C2, BOL, whole genome shotgun sequence includes the following:
- the LOC106323697 gene encoding uncharacterized protein LOC106323697 has protein sequence MEGLADRLQRIESKVDTLATKVDLLISVKGKRVHVKKSIKAKAEISSSEDELSSSDEDSKDKSVASVKVAAKVSSSSESDDEESDQGEKVEQRMANADIKIGVVSNSGRWPFGGRFSGGRCGGLGRCGRC, from the coding sequence ATGGAAGGATTGGCTGATCGTCTTCAGCGGATTGAATCAAAAGTTGATACGTTGGCGACAAAGGTGGATCTATTGATCTCAGTGAAGGGTAAGAGAGTTCATGTCAAGAAGTCTATAAAGGCCAAGGCAGAGATCAGTTCCTCTGAGGATGAATTATCTTCTTCTGATGAGGATTCTAAGGACAAATCTGTCGCAAGTGTCAAGGTGGCTGCTAAAGTTTCTTCTTCATCCGAATCAGATGACGAGGAAAGTGATCAAGGTGAAAAAGTTGAGCAGAGAATGGCTAATGCAGATATAAAGATTGGCGTTGTTAGCAATAGTGGCCGTTGGCCTTTTGGAGGTCGTTTTTCAGGTGGTCGTTGTGGCGGTCTGGGGCGTTGTGGCCGCTGTTAA
- the LOC106322929 gene encoding threonine synthase 2, chloroplastic, which translates to MASFSLLHSATYFPSHSKTSFKPHSTVRCTSPTTPSPAAPPQKHRRSDENIRDEARRRPQLQNLSARYVPFDAPPLSTESYSLDEIVYRSQSGGLLDVQHDFAALKRYDGAFWRNLFDSRVGKTTWPYGSGVWSKKEWVLPEINDDDIVSAFEGNSNLFWAERFGKQYLQMNDLWVKHCGISHTGSFKDLGMTVLVSQVNRLRKMNKPVVGVGCASTGDTSAALSAYCAAAGIPSIVFLPADKISTAQLVQPIANGAFVLSLDTDFDGCMHLIREVTAELPIYLANSLNSLRLEGQKTAAIEILQQFNWEVPDWVIVPGGNLGNIYAFYKGFHMCKELGLVDRIPRLVCAQAANANPLYLHYKSGFDQDFNPMKADTTFASAIQIGDPVSIDRAVYALKKSNGIVEEATEEELMDATALADSTGMFICPHTGVALTALMKLRKAGVIEANDRTVVVSTAHGLKFTQSKIDYHSKNIQEMACRLANPPVKVKAEFGSVMDVLKEYLKNNESKW; encoded by the exons ATGGCTTCCTTCTCTCTTCTCCACTCCGCCACCTACTTTCCTTCCCACTCTAAAACCTCCTTCAAACCTCACTCCACCGTCCGATGCACCTCCCCAACCACTCCCTCTCCCGCTGCTCCGCCACAGAAACACCGCCGCTCCGATGAGAACATCCGCGACGAGGCTCGCCGCCGTCCTCAGCTCCAAAATCTCTCCGCACGCTACGTCCCCTTCGACGCTCCGCCGCTCTCCACTGAGTCCTACTCCCTCGACGAGATCGTCTACCGCTCCCAGTCCGGCGGCCTCCTCGACGTCCAGCACGACTTCGCTGCCCTGAAACGCTACGACGGAGCATTCTGGCGTAACCTCTTCGACTCACGCGTCGGTAAAACCACTTGGCCATACGGATCAGGCGTCTGGTCAAAGAAAGAGTGGGTTCTTCCCGAGATCAACGACGACGACATCGTTTCCGCCTTTGAAGGAAACTCAAACCTCTTCTGGGCCGAGAGGTTCGGGAAACAGTACCTTCAGATGAACGATCTCTGGGTGAAACACTGTGGTATCAGCCACACGGGCTCGTTCAAAGATCTTGGCATGACTGTTCTTGTTTCTCAG GTGAACCGTCTCCGGAAAATGAACAAACCAGTCGTCGGAGTGGGATGCGCATCCACGGGAGATACATCCGCCGCTCTCTCAGCTTACTGCGCCGCCGCAGGAATCCCCTCCATCGTCTTCTTACCGGCGGACAAAATCTCCACGGCTCAGCTCGTGCAACCTATCGCAAACGGAGCGTTTGTGCTAAGCCTCGACACAGACTTCGACGGGTGCATGCATCTGATCCGAGAAGTCACGGCGGAGCTCCCTATCTACTTAGCCAACTCTCTCAACAGCCTCCGTCTCGAAGGTCAAAAGACGGCGGCGATTGAGATCTTGCAGCAGTTCAACTGGGAAGTCCCAGACTGGGTCATCGTCCCCGGAGGAAACCTCGGTAACATCTACGCGTTTTACAAAGGGTTCCACATGTGTAAAGAGCTAGGGCTTGTTGATAGGATCCCTAGGCTTGTGTGTGCTCAAGCTGCCAACGCAAACCCGCTTTACTTGCATTACAAGTCAGGGTTTGATCAAGACTTTAACCCGATGAAAGCAGACACAACGTTTGCTTCCGCTATCCAGATAGGTGATCCCGTCTCGATAGATAGAGCTGTGTATGCTTTGAAGAAGTCTAATGGGATCGTTGAGGAAGCTACTGAAGAGGAGCTGATGGATGCAACGGCTCTTGCTGATTCGACTGGTATGTTTATATGTCCACACACTGGTGTTGCGTTGACGGCTCTGATGAAGTTGAGGAAAGCTGGAGTTATAGAAGCTAATGATCGGACGGTGGTGGTGAGTACAGCTCATGGGTTGAAGTTTACGCAGAGCAAGATCGATTATCATTCAAAGAACATACAAGAGATGGCTTGTAGGTTGGCCAACCCACCGGTTAAGGTTAAGGCAGAGTTTGGTTCGGTTATGGATGTTCTTAAGGAGTATCTTAAGAACAATGAGTCTAAATGGTGA